CCCATCACCGCGGCGACGAGGCCGGCCACGACGGCGGTGATGAGTCCGGCTTCGGCGCCGACGCCGGAACTCACTCCGAAGGCCAGCGCCAGCGGCAGGGCCACGATCCCCACGGTGATGCCTGCCAGCAGATCTGTTTTCCAGGACGAGCGCAGCCCGTCATAGTCACGCCGGGACGGCAGGAACCGGCTGAGATGCGCCAGGGCCGCGCTCATGAAACGGAATCCTTGAGGTGTTCATTGGGCAGTTCCTGCGCGAGTCTGAGCTGGTCGTTGGAATCGGCCAGGCTGTCGAGGAGGAAGGTCCGGGCGATGGACAGCAACTCGGCGATTTTCGGATGGGCCAGCCGGTAGGTCACGGTGTTGGCGGCGCGGGTCGACGTCACCACCCCGTGCCGACGCAGCGTGGCGAGGTGCTGGGACAGGTGGGACGCTTCGAGGCCCGTCTCGGCCAGCAGGTAGCTCACGGGCGCGGCGTTATCCGGGGCGGCGGACAGCAGTTCGAGCACGCGGATCCGCGCCGGGTGGGCGAGGGCCTTGAACAGGTTCGCTTTGATCTCGTACAAGGGGGTTTGTGCTGCCGAAATCATCGCTGCCTGTGCTTCCTGGCCCCCGCGAATCCGAAGACCGGCCGTGAATTGATGAGATGATGTTTTCATCATACCGCATCCCGTTTAACCCCATGTCATCGGCGCGGGCGGTCGGCGGCCTGGCGCTAGGCTGGAACCCATGACTATCAATCCGGATCTGCAGGGGCGCAGCTACCCTGCCAAAGAGGTGTACGACGTGGGCCGCGAGAAAATTCGCGAGTTCGCCCGCGCGGTCAAAGCCACCCATCCCGCCCACTTCGATGTGGATGCGGCCAAAGCCCTGGGCCACAGCGACCTCGTGGCGCCCCCGACCTTCGCCATCATCGTGGCGCAAAGGGCCGACGCCCAGCTGATCGAGGACCCGGACTCCGGCATCGACTTCTCCCGCGTGGTCCACGCGGACCAGCGGTTCATCCACCACCGGCCCATCATCGCCGGGGACCGGCTGGTTGCCGAACTCCACGTCGACGGCGTCCGTGCCATGGGCGGCGGAGCCATGATCACCACCCGCTCGGAAATCTTCGCTGTGGCCGCCGGAACTGCCGCTGACGCAGCACGCGAGGCCGTCGCCACCGCCACCTCATCCATCCTGGTCCGCGGAGAGGGACAGTAGACATGACACCCACCCTTTCAGAACTCGCTGTCGGCCAAAACATCGGCAGCCGCAGCATCGACGTCACCCGCACGGACCTCGTCAAGTACGCGGGCGCCTCCGGCGACTTCAATCCGATCCACTGGAACGAGGCCTTCGCCACGAGCGTGGGACTGCCTGGTGTGATCGCCCACGGCATGTTCACCATGGGCTCCGCCGTCCAGCTCGTGACCGACTGGGCCGGCGACCCCGCCGCCGTCGTCGATTTCCAGACCCGCTTCACCAAGCCGGTCCCGGTGTCCGACACCACGGGGACCGCCGACGCCGGCGCCGTGATTGAGGTCAGCGGCGCCATCGGAGCTCTCGACGCCGAGGCAGGCACCGTCCGCGTGGACCTCACCGTCACCTCGGCCGGCCAGAAAGTGCTGATGAAGGCCCAGGCCGTCGTCAGGCTGGCCTAGCCGCATGGCTATGCCGTGAACGTGCGCACGGGCCAGGCTGCTGAGGTCACGCACTGGCGGAACGCCGTCGTGGTTGCCTACGCAGTCAGCGGCATCGCCTTCGCCACCTGGGTCTCCCGGCTGCCGGCCATCCGTGACGGACTGGACCTCACCCCGGGGAATGTCGGGCTCCTGCTGCTGTGCATGACCCTGGGCTCCTTCATCTCGGTCTCCGCGTCCGGGCTGATCGTGCTGCGGTTCGGGTCCAAGCAGACCATCCGGATCGGCAGCATCATGGTGGGCGCCGGGATGGTCGTCGCCGGCGCAGGAACCTCCGTCCTGGCCAACCCGCTCGTCGTCGCCGCAGGGCTGGCCGTGATCGGCCTCGGCACGGCGAGCTGGAACACGGCTTCCAACGTCGAGGGAGCCGCTGTGGAGCGGGCCGTCCGCCGGCACATCATGCCGCGGCTGCACGGAGCGTTCTCCCTTGGCACCGTCGCCGGCGCGGGCGCAGGCGCCTGGGCCGCGGGGGCCGGGGTGCCCGTCTTCTCGCACTTCGCCGCAGTGGGTCTGCTGGTCGCCGGCTCCGTGGCCACCGCAGCGTCGTGGTTCCGCGCGGACATCACCCCGGTGGAGGGCGGGCAACGCTTCAAGCCAGCCAAGCCCGATACGTTCGAGGATCCCTCCACCGGGCCTATTCCGATCATCAGCCCGGATACGGACCGGCCCGAGGCCCCGCTGGACAGCAAACGCCAGATTGCGCAGGCCTGGCGGGACCGCCGGACGCTCCTGTTGGGGGTGCTCGTCCTGGGGCTCGCCCTCGCCGAGGGGGCGGCGGGGGACTGGGTGGCCCTGGCGCTCGCCGACGGCCACGGCCAGTCGGACGCCGCGGGCGCCGCCGGCTACGGGCTCTTCGTCACGTTCATGACCGTGGGACGCTTCACCGGCACCGTGGTCCTGGACCGCTTCGGCCGCGTCCCGGTGATGCGCTGGTGTGCGGCCCTTGCCGTGCTGGGCCTGGGTATGTTCGTCTTCGCGCCCGTGCCGTGGGTGGCTTATGCGGCCCTCGCGGTCTGGGGGCTCGGTGCCTCGCTGGGCTTCCCGGTGGGCATGTCCGCCGCCGCCGACGACCCCCTCAAGGCCGCCGCCCGGGTCTCCGTCGTCTCCACGATCGGCTACGGCGCGTTCCTCTGCGGGCCGCCCCTGCTGGGCCTCCTGGCGGAGCACGTCGGCATCCTGCACTCCCTGCTGGCCGTGATGGTGATGCTCGTGGTCAGCTTCCTGCTCTCACCGGTGGCCCGCAAGGTCGGCTAGGGACCTGCTTAGGGGAGTCCGGCCATACCCCGCTAGGCTGGTCGGGTGACCCAGACACTGCTCTCCGCCCTGACCACCGCCGCCGTGGGCGGCCCCGCCGGCAGCTTCATCGAGGCCCGCACCGAGGCCGCGATCATCGACGCCGTCCGCTCAGCGGACGCTGCCGGCGAGCCGCTGCTGATCCTCGGCGGAGGCTCCAACCTGCTGGTGTCCGACGACGGGTTCCCCGGCACTGTGCTGAAGATCGCCTCGGAGGGTTTCACTGTCAACGCGGAGGACTCCTGCGGCGGCGTCGCCGTAGTGGTCCAGGCCGGCCATAACTGGGACGCCCTGGTGGAGCACGCCGTGCTCCACGCCTGGTCCGGGATCGAGGCGCTCTCCGGCATCCCGGGCGCCACGGGCGCCACCCCGGTCCAGAACGTCGGTGCCTACGGCTCGGACGTGTCCCAGACCATCGCCGTCGTACGGACCTGGGACCGGCAGCGCAACGCCGTGCAGACCTTCACCAACTCGGAGCTGAAGTTCGGCTACCGCGACTCGATCCTGAAACAAACCACCGTCAACGGCTCGCCGCGCTACGTCGTGCTGACGGTCGAGTTCCAGCTGCCCCTGGGCCGGATGAGCGCCCCGATCCGCTACGCCGAGCTCGCCCGCGCGCTGGGCGTTGAGGCGGGCCAGCGGGCCTATTCCAACGATGTCCGGCGCGAGGTCCTCCGGCTCCGTGCGTCCAAGGGCATGGTGTGGGACACCGCGGACCGGGACACGTACTCCACCGGCTCCTTCTTCACGAACCCGATCGTGCCGGCGGACGTAGCCGCCGGGCTGCCGGCCGGCGCACCGCGCTACCCGGGCGGCGCCGACGGACTGACCAAGCTCTCGGCGGCGTGGCTGATCGACCAGGCCGGCTACGGCAAAGGATTCGGGCTGGAGCCGGAGAGTGTGTCCGGCGGCCGGGCCTCGCTGTCCACCAAACACACCCTGGCGATCACCAACAGGGGAGGCGCAAGCACCGCGGACCTGCTGGCGATCGCGCGCGAGGTGCGCCGCGGCGTCGTCGAACGCTTCGGGATTGAACTGCACCCGGAACCGCTGCTCATCGGCGTGAAGCTCTAAGGAACGGAATCAACGGGTTCCGAAGGTGCTGCAGCGCCCTGCGCTTGCCGCCGCCAACGCGGCGCTCAGTTCCTGCCGTGGCGTCCGACGACCCGGCTGAAGAGCATAAACGTGAAGCCGGATGCCGCGGCGCCCAGGAAGAAGACCTGGCAAAACGCCACGGACTGTTCGCTGGGCCCGCTGCGGAGCAGGAAACCGGCGAGGGCGAAGACGACCGCCCCTGCCAGGAGCGCCAGAGAGCCGAGCAGGAAGCTTTGCACGGTGTCGGGGAGGCCCCCGGGTTCGCGGCCGTCCGGTGCTTCGACGTCGTCCCGCACTGGCGACCGCGGCTGTACCGATGCGGCCGTCACAAAACTGGCCACCGCCACGGCCATGGACACCATGGACACCAGCTGCAGGGTGCTCATCGTGGGGGAGAGCCGGGTGCCGCTGGCAATGGCAACGGTGAGCCCGGCGGTCATGCCGGCAGCGCTGGAAGCCCAGCCCAGCAGGGCCAGCCTCCGGCTCAGGGGCCGCAGCAGCGGCCACATCTCACTTAAGGTCATCCATCAAGGGTAGGGAGCCCGGCTGGAAGGCGGCTGGGAACCGCCCGGCAGGCCTCCTAGCATGGGGTGCATGACAGCAAAGGCGCGTATCCGGTTAAGCCGGGGGATCATTGGCCGGCTGCGGTTGGCCTCGCAGGGGCTGGCCGGGTCCGGGTTCCGCAGCGTCCCTGCGGCCGTGCGCTGGATGACCGCCATGCAGGCGCAGGACCTGCAGTCCGTCCTCTGGGCGGTCGGACAGCGTGTGCCGGGTTCCCGGGTGGGCGATGTCCGCCGCGCCCTGGACCGGGGGGAGATCGTCCGGTCCTGGCCGATGCGCGGCACCTTGCACCTGCTGGCTCCCGAAGACCTGAAGTGGATGCTGGCCATTACCTCCGATCGGCTGATCCGGGGGATGGCCGGGCGCCACCGGGAGCTCGATATCTCGGCCCGGGACATCGACGCTGCAGCGGGTGCCGCGTTGGAGCTGGTGTCCGGCGGTGCAGCGGCCAGCCGGGCGGAGTTGTTCCAGGCCTTCGAACGGTCCGGCCATTCCACGGCCGGCCAGCGCGGCATCCATCTGCTGGGCATGATGTGCCAGCGCGGTTGGCTGGTGCAGGGTCCGCTGGCCGGCAACCAGCAGCTGCTGGTGGCCTTCGACGACTGGATCACGGAGTCGCGGACACTGGACCGTGCGGAGGGGACCGCGGAGTGGCTGCTGCGGTACCTGCGCAGCCACGGGCCCGCCACCGAGCGTGACTTTGCCTGGTGGTCCGGCATACCCCTGACGGAGGTCCGCGCGGCCCTTGGCCGGGTGAAAAGCCAGGTGGTGGAACTGGAGTTCGAGCGGACCAGCTACTGGCTCTCCCCGGAGGCGGCGGCGCTGCTGGACGAAGGCGTCCCCGCCGGGCGGCTGGTCCTTGCGCTGCCGGGATTCGATGAGTTCCTGCTCGGCTACACGGACCGGTCGATCGTGCTGCCGCCGGAGCATGCGAACAGGATCGTGCCGGGCGGCAACGGGGTCTTCCGGAGAACGATTGTTGCCGGCGGCCGGATCGTCGGCACCTGGGACGTGGCCCGCAGCGGGGGCGCGGTGGCCGTGCCTGAGCCGTTCGACGACGTCAACGGACTGCGGCCTGCCGCCCAAAGGTCCTTTGAGCTGCAGGCCGCGAAGTACCGGAGATTCCTTGGTACCTGAACCGGGGTGAAGCCCGGTGAGGATGCTGCAGAGGTCCTACAGGGTGCCGGTCGCGATGTTGAGCATCCGGCGCAGCGGTTCGGCCGCGCCCCACAGGAGCTGGTCGCCCACGGTGAAGGCGCTGATGTACTGCGGCCCCATTTCCAGCTTCCGGATGCGGCCCACCGGGATATCCAGGGTGCCGGAGGCTGCCACCGGCGTGAGGTTCTGCATGGAGGCCTCCTTGGTGTTGGGCACCACTGTGGCCCACTCGTTGTCCGCGTCCAGGAGCTTCTCGATCTCAGCGACGGAGAGGTCTTCGCGGAGCTTGAGCGTGAGCGCCTGGGAGTGGGACCGCATGGCGCCGATCCGGATGCACAGCCCGTCCATGATGATGTGCTCATCGCCGGAGGTGCCGAGGATCTTGTTGGTCTCCACCCCGGCCTTCCACTCTTCCTTGGACTGGCCGTTGCCGAGGTCCGCGTCGATCCAGGGGATCAGCGATCCGGCCAGTGGCACGCCGAACTGGGTGGCGTCGATGTCGGTGCGCTGGTGGGCCAGGACTTTGCGGTCGATCTCCAGGATGGCCGACGCCGGGTCGTCCAGTTCCGGGCTGACCTGGGCGTTAAGCGTGCCGAACTGGCTCAGCAGTTCGCGCATGTGCCGGGCGCCACCGCCGGAGGCCGCCTGGTAGGTCATGGACGTGCCCCATTCGACGAGGCCGTTCTTGAACAGCCCGCCCAGGCCCATCAGCATGCAGGAGACGGTGCAGTTGCCGCCAATGAAATCCTTGGTGCCGTTGGCAAGGCCCTTGTCGATCACGTCGCGGTTTATCGGGTCCAGCACAATGATCGAATCGTCGTTCATCCGCAGGGTGGATGCGGCGTCGATCCAGAGGCCGTCCCAGCCGCGGCTGCGCAGCTCGCCGTGGACCTGTTTGGTGTAGTCGCCGCCCTGGGCGGTCACGATGATCGGCAGCTTCGCGAGCGTCTCGACGTCGAACGCGTCCTCGAGCTTGCCGGCCCCTTCAGCGAACGCCGGGGCAGCACCTCCCGCGTTGGAGGTGGAGAAAAATACGGGGTTGATGTTGGCGAAGTCGCCCTCGTCCTGCATACGCTGCATCAGGACGGAACCGACCATGCCACGCCAACCGACCAGTCCAACGGACGGAGTAGCTGCTGTAGTCATTGCCCCAGTTTAGACTTTGCCGGCCCACGGACGCAGTCGGTTACGTCGCCGCTGTTACTCAACGGGCCGGGGGAGGTTGCGGGCCGTGCGCAGCTTCCCGGCCTTGCGTTCCGCGAGGTAGCCGGCCCAGCCTGCGGTCAGGGGATAAAGAACCAGCAAGTACATCCACCAGATCTCGCCCAGAATCTCCCACTGGTCGGTTATCCCCATTTGAACGAGCCCGTACAGCATGCCGCCGAAGGCGATTGTCATCAAGACTGCGAGGACGAGCAGACCGGCCGCAGAGTTCACCGGCTTGACGACGCCGAAGCCGTCATCCTTGCGGACACCGTACTCGTCGGCGGTGTAGGCGACCAGTTCGCCGTTCTCCGCAAGGCGGTGGATCACCCGCTCGTCAGTTGGCTGGTAAGGGACGTAGCCTGGTTCCTGGGGCACGTTTTGGCTACGTTTGGCCACGGTTCTCCTTGAGGCTGAGTGCGGTTTTCTGGATACGGCACGGTGGACGCTGTTCCAATCGGAAGCTGCAGCCTAGTCCCGGATGGTAGAACGGCGGGTGGGGGGCTGAAGTGTCTTGCCGCTGGCCCGTCGAAGGCGGACGGCCTTGCGTTCCTTCAGGTAATACGCCCATGACGTGGGCACGACGAACAGGACGATGGCGAAGGCGACGATCAATTCCACCCAGCTCGTCACCTCGTCGTCGATCAGGATCTTGATGCCGCCTACAACGACCACGCTGGAGAACAGCGAGATCAGGAGGGCGAGGAACAACAGGCCTCCGGCCGAATTGATCGGCTCGATGGCACTCCCCACTGAGCCTTTGTAGACGCCGTATTCCTCAACCGTGAGTCCCTGCTTCGCGGCTTCCAGCTCGATCTGGCGCTTGTAGTAGCCCTTGCGCCGGGACGGGCGTTCCTTCTCCGAAGCGTCGCTCATGATGCGCCGGCCCCTCTGGTTTCCCGAATCCGGGCGAGCAGTCCCGCGGTGTCCAGCCCCGTTGTTTCCTCGACGTCCGTTGAGGGATCGACAACTTTGGCGACCGCCCAGCCGCCCCTGTCCGGGCGGATGAGGAGGTGGTCTTCGCCGGAGATCGTCTTGACGCGGATGAACGCTGTGCCCGCGGGGTGGGTTCGGGTGTGTTCTTCGATGATGGACAGCTCGGCGTCCGCGCCGTCAATCCCGGGGTCCTGGGCAAAGACGAACCACGTGCTGAGGGTTCGGGGCTGCATCAGCAGTGATACCTTGTCGGACTCCACGTGCACGACGGTATCTGTCTTTTCGCCGTCGACCAGACTCATTTCGGTCCAGCGGTCCGCCCGCGACAGGGCGTACGCGGTGGGTGCTGCCGGGCCTTCCAGTTCAAGGTCGTCGTCGACGCTGGCAAAGCCGCGGCCCAGAAGCGAGGATCCTCCGGCGATGCAGATCGGATCGGACTGGACTTCCTCTTCAAGCCGCAGTACCTGAGCAGATTTCCTTGCGGCGTCGGTGTCGAACCTCCGGATCAGGTAGGCGATTTCGGCAAAGCCGAAGCCGACTGCCGTATCCGGCGATTCGGTGGATTCGGTACTGGTTGTCACGAAGTTACCCTTCAATTGAATTTATCCGAAGCCAAGGAAGCTGGCGGCGCCCTTGCCGAGGTCGGCCAGATTCTTGCCGGTGTCCTCGACGAATTTGCCGGGATCCTTCACCGCGCTGGCCACGGTGTCCGCGACATTGCTTGCAGCGCCGTTCACGAATTCCTTGACCGCAGGGATCTCGTAGATCGCTATCGCCGCGCTGGCCACGGTACAGACGGTCCCAACTGGCGGGGGCAGGAAACACGCAACGCCGAGGGCCGCCTTGCCTCCCGACCAGATGGCATCTCCTGTTTTGCCCTCTGAAATGTATCTGGCGGCGTCTAGTCCGTTCAGGCCCACGCCGGCCCAGCCCAGACCACGGCCGAGGCCACCCTTACCCAGGCTCTCAAGGACCGAGCCCTGGCCTTTGAACAGCCATGCGCTCTCTTTGAAGACGCCACCGAACTGGTTGAGCGCCGGGATGTATTTCTGGAGATTCTTGAGCCCGATGAGGTCTGTGCCCGAATCCAGAAGGTTGTAGGTGACGCTGGTGGCTGGGAGCTTGGCCCAGCGGGCGGCGTCGGTAAAGTTGTCGAGGCCCTTGGAGGCCATCGTGGCCAAACCGAAAACATTCTTGGGAAGGTCAAGGGCTGCTTTCGACAGACCCCGGAGACCCCACGCGTCCCTGAACGGTGAACCCTTTGCCAGCCAGTCCGGTCCCCAGGGATTGCCGGCAGTACCGGCCCCGGCGGTAATGCCGGAGATTCCGGCGCCTGCCCCGGTGGCCGTGTTGCTGGCCTTCTCCTGCTGTTCCGCGTGGGTCAGCAGCCGCTTGGACTCTTCCTTGAGGGCAAATGCGGTCTTCTGGATCAGGGCACGGTGGCTGCCGTTCCACTCGGAGGTGAAGCGGGCGCCGTCGGCTCCCTTCCAGGACGTGGTGCCGTTGATGGCCGACGTCAGGGTGGTCGACTGCTGCAGCAGCGTCTCGGACGTCTTGCCAAACTGTTGTGCGAGTGTGCGCAACTGGGCGACGTCGGCGCCCCACAAGTTTCCTGCCATAGTGGCTCCCCCTATACGTGCATCAGCCTAACCGGCTATGGCCGGGACCCGGTGCATTCCGGCGTACGTATCCAACCGGGACCAATGTAGCCGGAACCGCTCTCCGCGGCGATGGGGTGGTCTCCCCATGCGGGCCCGGCGCCGGGGGCGCAGCCGCTACTCGCCGTCGGGCTCCGGGAGCAGGACGTGTTTCCGCCTCCGGAGGACGAAGAACGCCCCGAAGGCAAAAGCCTGGGTGACCACCACGAGCACGATCGCGCCCACGATCTTGTCGCCACCCAGGATCATGGTCAGCCCCACGATCGCGGACAGCAGCGCCAGCAGCGGAAGCAGCATGTAGCCAAGGACAAAAAGAAGTTCGGGTTTTGTCAGCATTTCCTTAGCCTTCCGTCCGGCGCCAAACGTTGATGCGGTAGCGGGTGCCGTTGGCGGAGGTCTCCCAGCCGTCGGCCGGCAGGCTCCCGTCCATGGTCCAGTCGTACCCGAGGTCCGGGGCGAACGTGTCGCCCTCCGTGGTGGTGTCGATCGTGGTGATGACGGTGACGTCGGCGAGGTCCATGGACTGTGCGAAGATGTTGCCGCCGCCGATGATCCAGACCATGTCGTTGCCCGGCGCGAACTGGGACTCGAGGAGCGCGTCGTCCAGGGACCTGACCGCGGTGGCGCCCTCGGCCGCCGGAGTCGCACCCCAGCCTTCCTGGCGGGTGATGACAATGTTCGTCCGCCCGGGCAGGGGACGGTATTTGTCGGGAAAGGACTCCCAGGTCTTGCGGCCCATGATCACCGGGTGGCCTGTCGTGAGGCGGGCGAAGTGCGCCATGTCCTCCGGAAGGTGCCACGGCATGCCGCCGTCCTTGCCGATGACACCGGTGCTGGTTTGGGCCCAGACAAGGCCGAGGCCGGTGAGGGCGGCCAGCCTGTCGGGAAAGTCGGCGGGCTGGGCGCCCTGCATGTTGTCGTCGCTCATACGGCTATCGGGGCCTTAATCGTCGGGTGGTGCTGGTATCCGACCACTTCGAAGTCATCGAGGGTGTAGTCGAAGATGGAGTCCGGCTTGCGGTTGATCTTGAGCTGCGGGTACTCGTAGGGGGTGCGGGTGAGCTGTTTGAGGACCTGGTCCATGTGGTTGTCGTAGATGTGCACGTCGCCACCGGTCCAGACGAATTCGCCGGGTTCCAGGCCGGTCTGCTGGGCGACCATGCAGGTCAGCAGGGCGTAGGAGGCGATGTTGAACGGCACGCCCAGGAAGGTGTCCGCGGAGCGCTGGTACAGCTGGCAGGAGAGCTTGCCGTCGGCCACGTAGAACTGGAAGAACGCGTGGCACGGCGGCAGGGCCATGTCCTTGAGCTCGGCGACGTTCCAGGCCGAGACGATGTGGCGCCGGGAATCCGGGTTGGTCTTGAGGTTTTCGATAAGTTCGGCGATCTGGTCGATGTGGCCGCCGTCGGGGGTCG
This DNA window, taken from Pseudarthrobacter sp. ATCC 49987, encodes the following:
- a CDS encoding NF038396 family protein, whose product is MLTKPELLFVLGYMLLPLLALLSAIVGLTMILGGDKIVGAIVLVVVTQAFAFGAFFVLRRRKHVLLPEPDGE
- a CDS encoding MFS transporter, giving the protein MNVRTGQAAEVTHWRNAVVVAYAVSGIAFATWVSRLPAIRDGLDLTPGNVGLLLLCMTLGSFISVSASGLIVLRFGSKQTIRIGSIMVGAGMVVAGAGTSVLANPLVVAAGLAVIGLGTASWNTASNVEGAAVERAVRRHIMPRLHGAFSLGTVAGAGAGAWAAGAGVPVFSHFAAVGLLVAGSVATAASWFRADITPVEGGQRFKPAKPDTFEDPSTGPIPIISPDTDRPEAPLDSKRQIAQAWRDRRTLLLGVLVLGLALAEGAAGDWVALALADGHGQSDAAGAAGYGLFVTFMTVGRFTGTVVLDRFGRVPVMRWCAALAVLGLGMFVFAPVPWVAYAALAVWGLGASLGFPVGMSAAADDPLKAAARVSVVSTIGYGAFLCGPPLLGLLAEHVGILHSLLAVMVMLVVSFLLSPVARKVG
- a CDS encoding UDP-N-acetylmuramate dehydrogenase; this encodes MTQTLLSALTTAAVGGPAGSFIEARTEAAIIDAVRSADAAGEPLLILGGGSNLLVSDDGFPGTVLKIASEGFTVNAEDSCGGVAVVVQAGHNWDALVEHAVLHAWSGIEALSGIPGATGATPVQNVGAYGSDVSQTIAVVRTWDRQRNAVQTFTNSELKFGYRDSILKQTTVNGSPRYVVLTVEFQLPLGRMSAPIRYAELARALGVEAGQRAYSNDVRREVLRLRASKGMVWDTADRDTYSTGSFFTNPIVPADVAAGLPAGAPRYPGGADGLTKLSAAWLIDQAGYGKGFGLEPESVSGGRASLSTKHTLAITNRGGASTADLLAIAREVRRGVVERFGIELHPEPLLIGVKL
- a CDS encoding thymidylate synthase; translated protein: MSIPTPYEDLLRDVLDHGTHKSDRTGTGTLSVFGRQMRFDLSQSFPLVTTKRVHFKSVAVELLWFLRGDTNVKWMQDQGVTIWNEWADADGELGPVYGVQWRSWPTPDGGHIDQIAELIENLKTNPDSRRHIVSAWNVAELKDMALPPCHAFFQFYVADGKLSCQLYQRSADTFLGVPFNIASYALLTCMVAQQTGLEPGEFVWTGGDVHIYDNHMDQVLKQLTRTPYEYPQLKINRKPDSIFDYTLDDFEVVGYQHHPTIKAPIAV
- a CDS encoding FAS1-like dehydratase domain-containing protein, with protein sequence MTINPDLQGRSYPAKEVYDVGREKIREFARAVKATHPAHFDVDAAKALGHSDLVAPPTFAIIVAQRADAQLIEDPDSGIDFSRVVHADQRFIHHRPIIAGDRLVAELHVDGVRAMGGGAMITTRSEIFAVAAGTAADAAREAVATATSSILVRGEGQ
- a CDS encoding MaoC family dehydratase; translation: MTPTLSELAVGQNIGSRSIDVTRTDLVKYAGASGDFNPIHWNEAFATSVGLPGVIAHGMFTMGSAVQLVTDWAGDPAAVVDFQTRFTKPVPVSDTTGTADAGAVIEVSGAIGALDAEAGTVRVDLTVTSAGQKVLMKAQAVVRLA
- a CDS encoding dihydrofolate reductase → MSDDNMQGAQPADFPDRLAALTGLGLVWAQTSTGVIGKDGGMPWHLPEDMAHFARLTTGHPVIMGRKTWESFPDKYRPLPGRTNIVITRQEGWGATPAAEGATAVRSLDDALLESQFAPGNDMVWIIGGGNIFAQSMDLADVTVITTIDTTTEGDTFAPDLGYDWTMDGSLPADGWETSANGTRYRINVWRRTEG
- the asd gene encoding aspartate-semialdehyde dehydrogenase; the encoded protein is MTTAATPSVGLVGWRGMVGSVLMQRMQDEGDFANINPVFFSTSNAGGAAPAFAEGAGKLEDAFDVETLAKLPIIVTAQGGDYTKQVHGELRSRGWDGLWIDAASTLRMNDDSIIVLDPINRDVIDKGLANGTKDFIGGNCTVSCMLMGLGGLFKNGLVEWGTSMTYQAASGGGARHMRELLSQFGTLNAQVSPELDDPASAILEIDRKVLAHQRTDIDATQFGVPLAGSLIPWIDADLGNGQSKEEWKAGVETNKILGTSGDEHIIMDGLCIRIGAMRSHSQALTLKLREDLSVAEIEKLLDADNEWATVVPNTKEASMQNLTPVAASGTLDIPVGRIRKLEMGPQYISAFTVGDQLLWGAAEPLRRMLNIATGTL
- a CDS encoding ArsR/SmtB family transcription factor yields the protein MISAAQTPLYEIKANLFKALAHPARIRVLELLSAAPDNAAPVSYLLAETGLEASHLSQHLATLRRHGVVTSTRAANTVTYRLAHPKIAELLSIARTFLLDSLADSNDQLRLAQELPNEHLKDSVS
- a CDS encoding winged helix DNA-binding domain-containing protein — its product is MTAKARIRLSRGIIGRLRLASQGLAGSGFRSVPAAVRWMTAMQAQDLQSVLWAVGQRVPGSRVGDVRRALDRGEIVRSWPMRGTLHLLAPEDLKWMLAITSDRLIRGMAGRHRELDISARDIDAAAGAALELVSGGAAASRAELFQAFERSGHSTAGQRGIHLLGMMCQRGWLVQGPLAGNQQLLVAFDDWITESRTLDRAEGTAEWLLRYLRSHGPATERDFAWWSGIPLTEVRAALGRVKSQVVELEFERTSYWLSPEAAALLDEGVPAGRLVLALPGFDEFLLGYTDRSIVLPPEHANRIVPGGNGVFRRTIVAGGRIVGTWDVARSGGAVAVPEPFDDVNGLRPAAQRSFELQAAKYRRFLGT